A window of Streptomyces broussonetiae genomic DNA:
CGTTCGACGGACAAGTGTTCAGGAAGCGGATACTCCACGCATCCGGCCCGTCACCCATCGGTCACCGGTCGGGTTCGGGGTCCCTCAGCCAGTTGACCAGCTCCGTGGAGAACGCCACCGGGTCCTCCTCGTGCGGGAAGTGACCCAGGCCGTCGAACAGCCGCCAGCGGTACGGGGCTTCGACGTACTCGCCCGAACCGGCAGCACTGCGGGTGCGGGTCACCGGATCCAGTGAGCCGTGCAGATGCAGCGTGGGCACCCGAACGGGGCGTTTCATACGGCGGTTGAACTGGATGCCGTCCGGGCGGGCCAGCGAACGGACCAGCCAGCGGTACGGCTCGATCGAGCAGTGCGCGGTCGAGGGGATGCACATGGCCCGCTGGTACGTCTGCACCGCCTCGTCCTCCGGAGGCTGTGGGCCGGACCAGTCCCGGATCAGCCGGCCCACCAGCGCACCGCCGTCCGCCGTGAGTTGACGCTCCGGAATCCACGGCCGCTGGAAACCCCAGATGTAGGAGCTGGCGGCCGTCTGCCGGGCGTCGCGCAGCATCGCCGCGCGCCAGCGCCGCGGATGCGGCATCGACACCACGGCGAGGCGTCGTACGAGCTTGGGCCGCATCGTCGCCGCCGTCCACGCCAGATAGCCGCCCAGGTCGTGGCCGACCAGCGCCGCGTCCGGCTCGCCGAGCGAGCGGATCACGCCGGTGACGTCCAGCGCGAGGTTCGCGGGGTCGTACCCACGGGGCGTGCGGTCGCTGCCGCCGACGCCTCGCAGGTCCATCGCCACCGCCCGGTAGCCCGCGTCCGCGAGTGCCACCAGCTGGTGCCGCCACGTCCACCAGAACTGCGGGAAGCCGTGCAGCAGCAGCACCAGCGGGCCGTCGCCGAGTTCGGCGATGTGGAAGCGCGCGCCGTTGGCGGCGACGTCCCGGTGACTCACTCTTTTCCCGCCGGGAACGTCGATCCGTACGGCGGAAGGTGCGGGGTCGGTCATGACGACGAGCGTGCCACAGCTTCGATGGCCGCGGGGGTGCGGTCCTGCGGCAGCTCCGCGCGGGGGTGCGGCTTGGCGTTCTGCAGGACGCCCGCCGTCTCCTTCATCGACGCGGCCACCTTCCGCGGGCCCTGGCTCTTCTTGGCCTTCTTCGCGAAGACCAGGCCGATGAGCGCGAGCAGGAGGGCCACGAGCACGTTGGCCGCGAAGGACAGCACGAAGCAGATCGCCAGGTTCCAGTGGCTCCAGGTCCGGATGCCGTACGCAAGGGCGAAGTTGAGCATCGGCAGGGAGAAGACCAGCACCACGGCCGCCACCGTGAAGGCACCGCCGCTGGCCGCTCCGCGCTTCACGTCCTGCTTGAGCTGGGCCTTGGCCAGCGCGATCTCGTCGTGCACCAGCGCCGACATTTCGGTCGTCGCCGAGGCGAACAGCTGGCCGATGCTGCGTTCGGCGCCGACCGGGCTGCCGTCGGGTGCGCTCATCGCGTTCTCCCTCAAAGATGTCTCGTGCCGCAGGTGTCCGGTCGGTACGGCCACCTGGCTCGTGCGGCCGTCCGGTCCGGCCGTCCTGCTTGTGTGGCCGTCTAGTTTTGTACCGTCTCGTCAGATCATGCCGGACGGTCGCTCTCCTCGCCTGCCCCGCCCGTCACTTCCGCAAGCCCGTGGCGGGCCGCGGCAGCCCGCTCGGCGGCGATGCGCCGGTGTTCGGCGGCCTTGCGCTCGTGGATCTCGGCCATGCGCAGGTGATAGGCCGGGTCGTCCTGCTCGTACACGTCCGGGATGCCGTCGAGGTCGTCGTCGCGCTCCTCTTCCGCGCACAGCCTGCGGTATTTGGCGTTGCGTATCTTCAGCAGCACCGTCGCACACACCGCCGCGATGAGCGATCCGACGAGGACTGCCGCCTTCACCTCGTCGGTCAGGACGGTGTCCCCGGCGAAGGCCAGTTCGCCGATGAGCAGGGAGACGGTGAAGCCTATTCCGGCCAGGGAGGCCACCGCGAAGACGTCGGCCCAGGCCAGCTCCTCGCTGAGCGAGGCGCGGGTGAAGCGGACGGTGAGCCAGGTGCCGCCGAATATCCCGAGCGCCTTGCCGACGACCAGTCCGAGGACCACGCCGAGCGTCTCCGGCTTGGTGAACACGTCCTGCAGTGCCCCGCCGGAGACCTTCACCCCGGCGCTGAACAGCGCGAACACCGGTACGGCGAGCCCGGCCGACAGGGGCCGCACCAGGTGCTCGACGTGCTCGCCCGGTGAGTGCTCCTCGCCCTCCCGGGTGGTGCAGCGCAGCATCAGGCCCATCGCCACACCGGCGATGGTGGCGTGCACGCCGCTGTTGTACATCAGCGCCCAGATCACGACCGCGAGCGGCACGTACACGTACCACCCGCGCACGCCCTTGCGCAGCAGCAGCCAGAAGACCGCCAGGGCGGCGACGGCCCCGCCGAGGGCGGCGAAGTTCAGCCGGTCGGTGAAGAAGACCGCGATGATCAGGATCGCGAAGAGGTCGTCGACGACAGCGAGGGTGAGCAGGAAGGCGCGCAGGGCGCCGGGCAGGGAGGTGCCGATCACCGCGAGGACGGCGAGCGCGAAGGCGATGTCGGTGGCGGTGGGCACCGCCCAGCCCAGCGTCGAGCCGTGTCCGGTGACAGCCGTGAGGGTGTAGACGAGCGCCGGTACGGCCATGCCGCACAGCGCGGCGATCACGGGCAGCACGGCGGCCCTCAGGTCGCGCAGGTCCCCGGCGACCAGCTCGCGCTTGAGTTCGATACCGGCGACGAAGAAGAACACCGCGAGCAGCCCGTCGGCGGCCCAGTGGGCGACGGAGAGGTTGAGGCCGAGCGCGCCGGGGCCCAGGTGGAAGTCGGCGGCCGCCTCGTAGCTGTGGTGGAGGGCGGGGATGTTCGCCCAGATCAGCGCCGCCACGGCGGCGAGGAGCAGCAGGACCCCGCCGACGGTCTCGGTGCGCAGCGCGTCCGCCACGAAGGCCCGCTCGGGCAGGGACAGCCGGCCCAGGACCTTGCGGGGTGCGGTGCGGGTGCGGGCGCGGGGCGCGGTCACGGGGGACCTCCGGTGGCTGGGCAGGACGGCTCGTCTCGCCGACCAGACTTCCCGGCACACCCTTGTTGCGTTCTTGACGCTTTACTTAGCTTACCTAAGGTTTCGTGGTTGCCCAAGGGGTGCTGTGGGGACCGGTGCTCCTCACGCTAGACGCGCAGGGGGCACCCGGCCTGTCGGCCGGGTGCCCCCTGGTGAGGCGGTGCTGCTCAGTCCTCGCTCGGCGCGGCCGGCAGCTTGGTCTGGATCAGGTCCATGACCGTGGAGTCCGTCAGCGTGGTGACGTCACCGAGCTGGCGGTTCTCGGCGACGTCGCGCAGCAGCCGGCGCATGATCTTGCCGGAGCGGGTCTTGGGCAGCTCGGCCACCGGCAGGATCCGCTTGGGCTTGGCGATCGGGCCGAGCGTGGCGCCCACGTGGTCGCGCAGCTCGCCGACGAGTGCCTCGGTCTCCGCGGCCGTACCGCGCAGGATCACGAAGGCGACGATCGCCTGTCCGGTGGTCTCGTCGGCGGCGCCGACGACGGCTGCCTCGGCGACCGACGGGTGCGAGACGAGCGCCGACTCCACCTCGGTGGTGGAGATGTTGTGCCCGGACACGAGCATTACGTCGTCGACCCGGCCGAGCAGCCAGATGTCGCCGTCGTCGTCCTTCTTCGCGCCGTCACCGGCGAAGTACTTGCCCTCGAAACGGGACCAGTAGGTGTCGATGAACCGCTGGTCGTCGCCCCAGATCGTGCGCAGCATCGACGGCCACGGCTCGGTCAGCACCAGATAGCCACCGCCGCCGTTGGGCACCTCGTGCGCCTCGTCGTCCACGACGGTCGCGCCGATGCCGGGCAGCGGGGTCTGCGCGGAGCCGGGCTTGGCGGTGGTGACGCCGGGCAGCGGCGAGATCATCATCGCGCCGGTCTCCGTCTGCCACCAGGTGTCCACGACGGGGGTCCGGTCCGCGCCGATGTGCTTGCGGTACCAGATCCACGCCTCGGGGTTGATGGGCTCGCCCACCGAGCCGAGGATGCGCAGGGAGGACAGGTCGAACTTGGCGGGGATGTCGTCGCCCCACTTCATGAACGTCCGGATCGCGGTCGGCGCCGTGTAGAGGATCGTGACGCCGTACTTCTGCACGATCTCCCAGAACCGGCCCTGGTGCGGGGTGTCCGGAGTGCCCTCGTACATGACCTGCGTCGCGCCGTTGGCCAGCGGGCCGTAGACGATGTACGAGTGCCCGGTGACCCAGCCGACGTCGGCCGTGCACCAGAACACGTCCGTCTCCGGCTTGAGGTCGAAGACCGCCCAGTGGGTGTACGCCGTCTGGGTGAGGTAACCGCCGGAGGTGTGCAGGATGCCCTTGGGCTTACCCGTCGTACCGGAGGTGTAGAGGATGAACAGGGGGTGCTCGGCCCCGAACGCCTCCGGGGTGTGCTCGGCGGACTGCCGGCCGACCAGGTCGTGCCACCACACGTCCCGCTCGTCGGACCAGGCCACGTCCTGCCCGGTACGGCGCACCACGAGCACGTGCTCGACGCCCGCCGCCTTCTCGACCGCCTCGTCCACGGCCGGCTTGAGCGCCGACGGCTTGCCGCGCCGGTAGCCGCCGTCGGCGGTGATGACGACCTTGGCGTCCGCGTCCTGGATCCGGGTGGCGAGCGCGTCCGCCGAAAAGCCGCCGAAGACGACCGAGTGCGCGGCGCCGATCCGGGCCGAGGCCAGCATCGCGATCGCGGTCTCCGGGATCATCGGCATGTAGATGGCGACTCGGTCGCCCTTGCGTACGCCCAACTCCAGCAGGGCGTTGGCGGCCTTGGAGACCTCGTCCTTCAGCTCCGCGTAGGTGATCGAGCGGCTGTCGCCGGGCTCGCCCTCGAAGTGGATGGCGACACGGGCTCCGTGCCCCGCCTCCACATGGCGGTCCACGCAGTTGTAGGCGACGTTCAGTTCGCCGTCCTTGAACCACTTCGCGAACGGAGGGTTCGACCAGTCCAGCGTCTCGGTCGGTTCCTTGGCCCAGGTCAGCCGACGGGCCTGCTCGGCCCAGAAGCCGAGCCTGTCAGCCTTGGCCTGTGCATACGCCTCCGCGGTGACGTTGGCGTGCGCGGCCAGGTCGGCGGGCGGCGCGAACCTGCGTTCTTCCTTGAGCAGGTTGGCCAGGCTTTCGTTGCTCACGACATCTCCCTTTCGAAGGGTGTCCGTTGTGTCCCAGCCCACAGCTCATCAGACCCGGGGGTCCGATGACAAGAGTTGTCGGACAAATTGGTTTAGACCTGTCGGGAACGTGTGGGCTCGCACGGATATGCCCGTTCCTCGGCCGCCCGGAAGTGCCTCCCTGTGGCCCCAACTCCCCTTTGACCGAAGCTCGCAGACGCGCCACTCCACCCCGGGTGCGGCGGTCCGGATGCGATGCGGCCGGGCCG
This region includes:
- the acs gene encoding acetate--CoA ligase, producing MSNESLANLLKEERRFAPPADLAAHANVTAEAYAQAKADRLGFWAEQARRLTWAKEPTETLDWSNPPFAKWFKDGELNVAYNCVDRHVEAGHGARVAIHFEGEPGDSRSITYAELKDEVSKAANALLELGVRKGDRVAIYMPMIPETAIAMLASARIGAAHSVVFGGFSADALATRIQDADAKVVITADGGYRRGKPSALKPAVDEAVEKAAGVEHVLVVRRTGQDVAWSDERDVWWHDLVGRQSAEHTPEAFGAEHPLFILYTSGTTGKPKGILHTSGGYLTQTAYTHWAVFDLKPETDVFWCTADVGWVTGHSYIVYGPLANGATQVMYEGTPDTPHQGRFWEIVQKYGVTILYTAPTAIRTFMKWGDDIPAKFDLSSLRILGSVGEPINPEAWIWYRKHIGADRTPVVDTWWQTETGAMMISPLPGVTTAKPGSAQTPLPGIGATVVDDEAHEVPNGGGGYLVLTEPWPSMLRTIWGDDQRFIDTYWSRFEGKYFAGDGAKKDDDGDIWLLGRVDDVMLVSGHNISTTEVESALVSHPSVAEAAVVGAADETTGQAIVAFVILRGTAAETEALVGELRDHVGATLGPIAKPKRILPVAELPKTRSGKIMRRLLRDVAENRQLGDVTTLTDSTVMDLIQTKLPAAPSED
- a CDS encoding alpha/beta fold hydrolase is translated as MTDPAPSAVRIDVPGGKRVSHRDVAANGARFHIAELGDGPLVLLLHGFPQFWWTWRHQLVALADAGYRAVAMDLRGVGGSDRTPRGYDPANLALDVTGVIRSLGEPDAALVGHDLGGYLAWTAATMRPKLVRRLAVVSMPHPRRWRAAMLRDARQTAASSYIWGFQRPWIPERQLTADGGALVGRLIRDWSGPQPPEDEAVQTYQRAMCIPSTAHCSIEPYRWLVRSLARPDGIQFNRRMKRPVRVPTLHLHGSLDPVTRTRSAAGSGEYVEAPYRWRLFDGLGHFPHEEDPVAFSTELVNWLRDPEPDR
- a CDS encoding phage holin family protein; amino-acid sequence: MSAPDGSPVGAERSIGQLFASATTEMSALVHDEIALAKAQLKQDVKRGAASGGAFTVAAVVLVFSLPMLNFALAYGIRTWSHWNLAICFVLSFAANVLVALLLALIGLVFAKKAKKSQGPRKVAASMKETAGVLQNAKPHPRAELPQDRTPAAIEAVARSSS
- the nhaA gene encoding Na+/H+ antiporter NhaA, which produces MTAPRARTRTAPRKVLGRLSLPERAFVADALRTETVGGVLLLLAAVAALIWANIPALHHSYEAAADFHLGPGALGLNLSVAHWAADGLLAVFFFVAGIELKRELVAGDLRDLRAAVLPVIAALCGMAVPALVYTLTAVTGHGSTLGWAVPTATDIAFALAVLAVIGTSLPGALRAFLLTLAVVDDLFAILIIAVFFTDRLNFAALGGAVAALAVFWLLLRKGVRGWYVYVPLAVVIWALMYNSGVHATIAGVAMGLMLRCTTREGEEHSPGEHVEHLVRPLSAGLAVPVFALFSAGVKVSGGALQDVFTKPETLGVVLGLVVGKALGIFGGTWLTVRFTRASLSEELAWADVFAVASLAGIGFTVSLLIGELAFAGDTVLTDEVKAAVLVGSLIAAVCATVLLKIRNAKYRRLCAEEERDDDLDGIPDVYEQDDPAYHLRMAEIHERKAAEHRRIAAERAAAARHGLAEVTGGAGEESDRPA